From Carassius auratus strain Wakin chromosome 10, ASM336829v1, whole genome shotgun sequence, a single genomic window includes:
- the thap12a gene encoding THAP domain containing 12a, which yields MPNFCAALNCSRNSTHSVLAFFRFPRDPERCKKWVENCSRSDLRDKTPDHLNKYHRLCARHFEPNLITKTSPFRTVLKDNAIPTIFDNPSLKRSNNETENKDAPEAKKSKADSQSEPTKENNEATTKEISESKNGDGVESSPQVIDEEMLNKEYLKSLFDVVVMMGMQNIPLHGHSDKEPRSKSFTPSNFQALLEYRINAGDEFLRKKFEGSPVNLEYCSSTQLQQMLEVIENCVREELLAEVKEGRFFSLVVDSLVEIGGESRLPLFIRFVDKTNCLREEFVGFLPFEGDVEAITKRLISEVTEKCGLDMQFCRGQAYLCSGVSAMKVKAVVARIAELHPLAVLTPCSSCSLNICLANTMTFTGVHLVMSTLKKLDAFFSKSPLLQNQLESAISIYYQGNEEKANVLKAACCSKWTEQHDTFEVAVDLLESLLLCMDSIHDNEDHKWSDEVAHNAFIISEALADFEFVMTLVVLKNTLSFSRAFGKNLQGQTNEVFFASSSLTAVLHSLNEVYENIEVYHEFWFEEAVNLAAALEIPVKVPRLYFRKRPTSGEEIQPEIYYKEQVTLPVVSHAIKEVSDLFSENHLKALKSLSLVPAIMGQLKFNTAEETSVDIYKDDLLNPDTFPAELHCWKIKWKHGTKDAVLPSTIYDTLQLSDVKFFPNVCALLKVLYHLPVFALTNDKCITAKQRLAAYLEDTPVHHRNKSMALFYINCAIKHDLDSMVEKYLKMYPDSEPSENRD from the exons AGCCCTTTCAGGACTGTACTGAAGGATAATGCGATACCAACCATATTTGACAATCCTTCCCTCAAACGGTCGAATAATGAG ACAGAAAACAAGGATGCCCCTGAAGCGAAGAAGAGTAAAG ctGACTCCCAAAGTGAGCCAACGAAAGAAAATAATGAGGCAACAACCAAAGAGATCAGTGAGAGCAAAAATGGCGATGGGGTTGAGAGCAGCCCTCAGGTCATTGATGAGGAAATGCTGAATAAAGAGTATCTTAAGTCTTTGTTTGATGTTGTCGTGATGATGGGAATGCAGAACATCCCTCTGCATGGGCACTCTGACAAAGAACCCAGAAGCAAAAGCTTCACTCCCAGCAACTTCCAGGCACTGTTGGAGTACCGCATCAATGCAGGTGATGAATTCCTCAGAAAGAAATTCGAGGGGTCACCCGTAAACCTTGAGTATTGCTCCTCTACTCAATTGCAGCAGATGCTGGAAGTGATCGAAAACTGCGTTCGTGAAGAGTTGTTGGCTGAAGTTAAAGAAGGACGCTTCTTCTCATTGGTTGTAGACAGCCTGGTTGAGATAGGAGGAGAGAGCCGCCTCCCATTGTTCATACGCTTTGTGGACAAGACCAACTGCCTCCGGGAAGAATTTGTCGGGTTTCTGCCTTTTGAAGGTGATGTGGAGGCTATCACCAAGAGGCTTATTAGTGAAGTGACTGAGAAATGTGGCCTGGACATGCAGTTCTGCAGAGGACAGGCATATTTGTGTTCTGGTGTGTCCGCTATGAAGGTCAAAGCAGTGGTGGCCAGAATAGCTGAGTTACACCCACTAGCAGTTCTCACCCCTTGCTCCAGTTGCTCTCTAAACATCTGCCTGGCAAACACAATGACCTTCACAGGAGTGCATCTCGTCATGTCTACCCTGAAAAAGCTGGATGCATTTTTCAGTAAGTCACCATTGTTACAAAATCAGCTGGAAAGTGCTATTTCGATCTACTACCAGGGAAACGAAGAAAAGGCCAATGTCCTCAAAGCAGCCTGTTGCTCGAAATGGACCGAGCAGCATGATACATTCGAAGTAGCTGTCGACCTCCTGGAGTCTCTCCTGCTTTGCATGGATAGCATCCATGATAATGAAGATCACAAATGGAGCGATGAAGTGGCACACAATGCCTTTATCATATCCGAGGCATTGGCCGATTTTGAATTTGTCATGACGTTAGTGGTGCTGAAGAACACTCTTTCCTTCTCCAGAGCCTTTGGTAAAAATCTGCAAGGCCAAACGAACGAGGTCTTCTTCGCATCTAGCAGTCTAACTGCAGTTCTGCATTCGCTGAATGAAGTTTACGAGAATATCGAGGTCTACCATGAGTTCTGGTTTGAGGAGGCGGTTAACCTGGCTGCAGCTCTTGAAATCCCAGTGAAAGTACCCAGGCTGTACTTCAGAAAGCGACCGACGTCTGGTGAGGAAATCCAACCTGAGATCTACTATAAAGAGCAAGTCACCCTTCCAGTGGTCAGCCATGCGATTAAGGAGGTGTCTGATCTTTTCTCTGAAAATCATCTTAAGGCCCTCAAGTCCTTGTCACTTGTCCCTGCCATCATGGGACAGTTGAAGTTCAACACTGCAGAGGAGACCAGTGTTGACATTTATAAAGATGACTTGCTGAACCCAGACACCTTCCCTGCCGAGTTGCACTGCTGGAAGATCAAATGGAAGCATGGCACTAAAGACGCAGTACTGCCATCAACCATCTACGACACGCTTCAGCTGTCCGATGTGAAGTTCTTCCCCAatgtgtgtgctctcctgaaagTCCTGTACCATCTGCCAGTCTTTGCTCTGACAAATGACAAATGCATCACTGCGAAACAACGACTGGCAGCGTACCTGGAAGATACAcctgtgcatcacagaaacaaGAGCATGGCTCTGTTCTATATTAACTGTGCTATTAAGCATGATTTGGACAGCATGGTGGAGAAATACTTGAAAATGTATCCAGATAGTGAGCCGTCAGAGAATCGTGATTGA